DNA from Ananas comosus cultivar F153 linkage group 12, ASM154086v1, whole genome shotgun sequence:
atatatatatatatatatatgtatatattccTCACAGCTCCCACCTGCATCTATAATTGTGTTAAATCTATTTTATGCGTGATTTTGTATCTGCAAAGTTTGAACTATTTcatttcgcttttttttttaacttctgcATCTTTTTATTACGGAAAAAATAGTTCAAGAGCAAGTAATGCATTTTGAGCCAGAATGTCTTTAAAAATCTGTTGAATTTGCATACTAAAAGGCTTGCAACGGAAGTAAAGAACCATCAATTTAAATTGCAAGGCAATAATGATACAACTTAAATGAAATTCATTTGGCAGTTTCTTGAAGGAATCTAACGAATGCTTGTATTCTGATGGAACTTGATGTCCTTTCTCCCACAATAAAGTTGGAAACTCAGAATACTCTTTGTATGCTTACACATCACTGTAGTAAGCTACACTATCTATATTTCAGATGCCTTACCTTAATACACGGTGGATTGAATAAAAGGGTTTCAAGTAATGTCAACTTTCCAGAAAAAATTATGACAGTGATCACATTTCCAACATTTTGCAAGCTAATTTGTGTTCTCTCTCAGGAGATCAACATATGGGAAGGTGTATGGTGCATTCATTAATTTGAGAAAACGAACTATAATAGAGTTCATATCTATGTGTATAACTTATGATTGTTTGTGATGCTTTTGTTACTATCAATTATACTCTCATAATACTAAATTGCCTGAATATAGTGGTCTTATTCTCTAGTGCAGGATATGCTATGTGCTGTTGCTGAAATTGCAAGCAACAGAATACTTTTAATTGAGAATTATgataagaagaaaaaggagagaacGGCTGGTCTCATGCAGATTGCCCCCGAAGTCGCAGAATGGCTTGCTAGGTACTTAAGTGCCACAAGCGTACTAGATAACTGTCTGTTTGGCCTGgcttctgttttttcttttagctACAAGCACCCCTTCTGAGGCACTAGAGTGCTTTGGAAATAGAAAAACCTTGAGCTTTCACTGTGGAGGGAAGTAGAAACCAGATTTTAAGGCCTAAAAGCACCAGAGAGCTTCTGTTTCTGCTGCAGAGAATTGTCGAGAGCGAGGAAGTCTGCTCTGTAATAGGGATTCCATATGAGAATCCTGTCCAACCAAATATCAACTAAATACTGCTGCTATCTTTTCAACTTGAAATTGTTATACTGCTTTGATTTACTTTCAGATGCTGATATGATGTCCTTAGATTGGCTTTGTACGAATCCTACAAGAAATCCCTCTGCAGAGAAGACTTTCTTGTCAGGAGGATTCCAATTAAATAGTTATATCCTTATTGCCTCTACTTTTAACAAGATACTCTCAAAACACTTTATCCAGTTACATTGCACCCTGTAGTGCCCCAAATGGGCCCCAAGTGCTTGTTTGGTCTGGCTTCTAGAATAGCTGCATTGCTATAGAGAAAGCGAaagattttgagcttttgctgTCGCTGGAAGATACGATGAGCTTTTAGGCCCAAAAGCAAAAGTTCCGATTTGAAGCTTTGGCTAGTGCTGCAAGAGGAAGATGTTCGCAATGGAAAAACCTTTAAGTGCTTCTTTGATCATTGAACAAAGCTTCTGCAAAAGGTCCCGCTGGACCAAACAAGTCCCAATTCTCCTTATTCCGAGACATGGAAATTATGAAACTTTTTTGATTGATTATGGTTGATTTCGTAGGGAAATGGGGTACAGAAATTACGAAGTAGAGGGCGATCCAATGTTGCTGTACAAGCCTTTTGTGAATGTGTACTTCGGTGCTGCTTACATAAAATGGCTGTCCTCTTCTGATGGAAAGTATGCTACATTtgatatatatgtgtgtgtgtgtatatatatatgttatattatataatttatattcaatcTAGTTTGTACTCTTGATTATGTCCAactaaaatatttgagaaaatggTATCACAGAGAAAGAAGCGAAGAATTTGTTATCAGAGCTTATAGAGGAGGCATAAAGAAGGCTACTCACAAATCGACAGCAGATTATTTCCAAAGATATCTATCAGTCAGAGACAGTTTACTTGCTAAGAGGTTTTGTGATTTTTTCTACCCCATATAAAACCAAATATTGCTGCCATTTTTCgctttggcttttttttttttttttgcaagcgACTGTACAAGTCTCTTCCCCATCGAACTAGTTTTAAAACTTCTATGAACTTGGAATAAATTGCAATAAGGGACCTCAAAATTTCAGTGAGTTTCAGTATTTTGTCCTGAATCATTCTGTGCTTAGGTCCCTCAACTCTATGTTGCTGCAATTGTAGCCTTTCCTTTCAATTATTTTGGTGAAATGGATAGAAAATTCCATGTAACCTCTGTTTAAGAGATATTTGGGCATCTTTGTCTATTAAAACAGAAGAGTGTAAGAGACCGATTACCAAACTGAAACTTCGCTTAACAGAAGAAAAGGTTGAGGACGCTGATGCAATTGAATTCCCCTTAATTACGTATTTTATGCTCATCTATGTCTGTTTTTGCCATCTAATTTTCAGAGCAGAAGAAATTTATGACGATAATCCATTAGCATCTGACGGTCTAAGGGCTCGTATGCTAAAGGCAGGTTGTAACTTTTCCTGCATTTATGAGAATACATGTTTATATACACATTGGATctcaaatttttcaaaatggGCAATCTAGTGTATCTTCTAATGGTATATTATTGTACTGTACGGGTGATAGGTGAAGAATGCACATTCTGGGACTCGGCAGTATCTGCAGAAGACATGGAAGAAATGTGGAAGCATCCTGATGTTCTAAAGGAGTGGGCAAAATCCGGCGAAAGGCGTGGGAGAGTTCGTTTCTCCCACGACTCAGAGAAGAGGCCATATCTTTCTCGAGTTGAGGTGAAGGTAAGGCTTATTCAAAAACATTTTCTGGATTGTTTTCATGCTGTAGTTGGCATTTTCGAGTTGCTTCACTTTTGTATGCAGATCTAAATCTAGTAATTTCAATACGATATCGTCTCTTAAATACTTTGCTTAATTGCGGATTAAGTACTCATTGTTATTTGCTACAAAATCTGGGTTTCCTTATGAAGAATAATTGCAGTTCATTTCACATCGTTAGTAATCAGGTCAACTCAATCAAGTCTTTTGTTGCCATTGTACGTGGTTTTATTTCATCAGTTTTTAGTATGTTATCGACTACTCCTTTTGTCTTCGTGGCTCAAAAGTTTACTGCAAATTAATATTTCAGGCAGTTGCTGAAATTATCATTTCACGGCACTTCAGTTCAAGAGGAGTAAAACctgtaagttttttttatgaATAACCGTAATCATGGTTTCGGGGAATGCGAAAGATGCCAAAGTGATAATAAATAATACACTAGTTTAAGCCGACTAACTACCTTCCCTCTCGTTGCTATATTAGTAGctgaaaatgtatggagacctccTCCGACTGTACGGCCTTTTGACATAAACCCTCCAAATTATTTTATCGACCGACGACTCCTCGACTTAttgttttgattttagttattttCTACAATTGCATGTTAAAATTAACAGACAACAATTAACAAATCGACAGTTCTGTGAGGTGAAAAAGTGGTCAGAACTTAATAAAATTActgttgaattttaaaaaaaatctttaactttatttatttatatccaTGAAGCTCATTTCTGATTTCTCACACATCAACCCTTGCAAAAGTAGCCTCTTTTAAGGAAATTTTCTATTATAAACCATACTATTGGGTGAATTCCCAACTTAAAGAGAGCCATTTCGAGGCATACATAAACAAAtattcagattttacaggggtatatatatgtatatatatcttggAAATTTCGAAAACTATACAATGTTGAAGTTTCCCTTCTGGGGAATTAGATGAGCTTAACATGCTGGGAGCCTTCttttgtccttttctttttgcacATCAAATTCCGATTGTGATGAGTTGGTTATCTCGGATATATCTACCGTTTAAGTGTTTATATTTTTGTGCTTCTAAATTTCGTCCTCTATGCAGACAGCTCTAGCTGCGCTTGCCGAGGTATGCAGTATGAGGTTTGTTAACGGAATACGCTCACGGACCGGCTTAATGGGAATTGACTATCCTACTGCTCTCTGGCTTTACAAGTTACTCCCTGTTACTTTTCTACTTATCTGTAACTTTCTTCGTGTCCAATGATTTGCAGAATCTATGTCATCGGTTTTGTTCGACAGCagatattttgttttaaataattaGTTCTTATTAAACAACAACATGTAAAGGAAATTACTTTATCGTAGGTGTTATTCCCCACATATAacttcagtaaaaaaaaaaaaccctaaacaaTTTATTTGTGCTTAAATGCAGGTTTTTCTAGGTGTTACAAGTTTTGCATTTCTTTTCCCTGTTCTATGGACTACAGCAAATTATAGAAGTTGCTAGTGAAATTTTCTGCAAAATAAATTTCAAGACCATGACATGCTTGACATTTTGTTACCATCTACTCCTTTTTCCAGGGACGTCGGTTGTAGGGCATATAAAGTCACTTCGGTGGATGATCTGTACAACCCGTTCGTATCCATGTACTTTGGCGCGGCCTACTTGGCGTGGCTTTCCGAGTACGAGGGGAGGTTCGTGTTCTAATTCCCTTTTCGTCCTCGCTTTTGGCATAGCTTCTCTATTCCGAGAAGCAGCAGCTACACATTTGGTGAACAAAAAGTCTAGGGCTTTTACTGTGGCGGGAGACTAAGATAAGCTTCTAGGCTCCGAAAGCAAtaagctccaatttgaagcttccGCTTCTTCTGTAGCAAGAAACTATTCCTCGGCGCAAACCATTTTATTTCTTTCgcttaaaaatctataaaacaAGCAACATTATGATATATCCGTGTTCCATTATGGCTACAATATAGGGAGAGGAGCCACGAATTCATCGTTCAAGCTTATCTCGGCGGCCCTGAAAACGTCAACCTTCAGGAGACCGGCCCGCTGTGGAACAAATTTCAAGAAGCATTGAGTAATTACGGAGATTCGAAAAAGTAGGACTCTTGGCTCCGtatatatttcataaaa
Protein-coding regions in this window:
- the LOC109718756 gene encoding uncharacterized protein LOC109718756 isoform X1, which translates into the protein MSVSFKYWDDCVDPEDMRSMWMNAAVSKEWIDAGERMGQKVHLSRDPDGEPYLTQTEMRAVAEIIVQRHFNSQLDPDMLCAVAEIASNRILLIENYDKKKKERTAGLMQIAPEVAEWLAREMGYRNYEVEGDPMLLYKPFVNVYFGAAYIKWLSSSDGKERSEEFVIRAYRGGIKKATHKSTADYFQRYLSVRDSLLAKRAEEIYDDNPLASDGLRARMLKAGEECTFWDSAVSAEDMEEMWKHPDVLKEWAKSGERRGRVRFSHDSEKRPYLSRVEVKAVAEIIISRHFSSRGVKPTALAALAEVCSMRFVNGIRSRTGLMGIDYPTALWLYKDVGCRAYKVTSVDDLYNPFVSMYFGAAYLAWLSEYEGRERSHEFIVQAYLGGPENVNLQETGPLWNKFQEALSNYGDSKKDQGSCCIL
- the LOC109718756 gene encoding uncharacterized protein LOC109718756 isoform X2; the protein is MSVSFKYWDDCVDPEDMRSMWMNAAVSKEWIDAGERMGQKVHLSRDPDGEPYLTQTEMRDMLCAVAEIASNRILLIENYDKKKKERTAGLMQIAPEVAEWLAREMGYRNYEVEGDPMLLYKPFVNVYFGAAYIKWLSSSDGKERSEEFVIRAYRGGIKKATHKSTADYFQRYLSVRDSLLAKRAEEIYDDNPLASDGLRARMLKAGEECTFWDSAVSAEDMEEMWKHPDVLKEWAKSGERRGRVRFSHDSEKRPYLSRVEVKAVAEIIISRHFSSRGVKPTALAALAEVCSMRFVNGIRSRTGLMGIDYPTALWLYKDVGCRAYKVTSVDDLYNPFVSMYFGAAYLAWLSEYEGRERSHEFIVQAYLGGPENVNLQETGPLWNKFQEALSNYGDSKKDQGSCCIL